AACGGCTAGCTGCCTCCAAATCCAGTTTGAGGAAGAAAGGCAGGATCTGTTTAGGCTGGGGTGGAACAGATCCCAGATCtggctttttaaatatatactcTGCATGAACTGGAACTAAACAGGAGAACTGTTCTGTTCTTCCAAAGCGCTCTGTTCTTTCAAGGAGCATGCACAGTCCTGCTCTAGAACACTTAGTCTGACATCCATCCTTGAGAAAGGCACTACGTATCAAAAGAAAACCCCTTCCTGGTTTAACAGGAGAGGGAACAATTCAAGCTATGACCatgcctccctccccttctaTCCTCTGTCGAGGCACAGGTTACCTGCAGTGGTGCTTCCTACTGGCAAGCCAGAACGTACTGTCACAGCCATAGCAGTGTGCAGCAAGGTGGTCTGGAAGCCATCGTGTcacctgaaagaaataaaagacaaatttaTCAAGGAGAGGACAATTAATTAGAAGCAAACCCATCTCATTTGCGCTCAcaaattcaaagcaaagcacCATGAGGAAAGTGCTTGTTCTATTTCAAGAGCACAAATTCAGTGTTTACAACAACTGAAGACAGACCAGAGAAACCTTCCCCCTGAGACCAGATACACTAATCTCCCCtcagacaaacagaaattaaatcataaaGTCCAGTAACCTGggcttttttctgtgctttaaaagCCAAGAATATCCAGGCCAAGAATATTCACCAAGTATGTGTCCACCTAAGGCTCCTTTAGCTAACCATCCCTTCCACACCTTCTCAAAGAGTTCATACACAGACAGAGGGCTCATAGGCACAGGTACTGATATTTAAAGTATGAGAGACAAGTGAAATACGAGGAAGGTAGTTCTCAAGAAGTGGCACATGACCAAAGGATGTAAGTTAATTTGAATTATGAATATCCCATCCTACCAGAAGAATGAGTGATTTACAGGGATTTAGTCTGTACCTCTGTGTCCTGTTTATCCACCTGTTCCCAGCTGGCTTCAGAGAAAATCTCTGTGCTGCAGCGAGACAAGCAGTTCTGATCCAGATTGCTTTCCGAGTCGGGTATAGAAGTCTGTTGGCAAACAAACACAGCTGAACAGAACCTTCCCATATTCCTACTTCTGTACAAATAAATACCGGGCAGTCGTGGGGAGGAGTGAAGAGGGTATCTCCTGCTAAGAAGGAGCAGGCTATGTCTGCTACCTACAGCGCACACATGGCAAAGGCAAGAGTACCTTTTTGAATGGTACTATAAATGCCACACACTGAAGCAGTTTGTGCAGTggtgaactgaaaaaaaaaaaaaaaaggccaagcaaaaaaacctgaacaggTCAGGTTTTGACCCTCTGGTGACAGGATGCTGTGAGGTAGaatggatttaaaaatctgttttctgctgtgttagCACAGAGTTCTGGCAACACTTTGGGTGATTAACCAAAAAAAGCTGCTATTTGTGGCTCCACTTTCATGGTTGCATTGCCTTTCCAAGGTTGTTTCACTTTCAAAGCTAATACTAGTAATACATATATCCTTTTGTCAGCAAAAATTCTGGAAAATGCAAGCCAAATCACACATGGGAAACTCAGAATTTGAGACATATATATTCCATATATAGCTTTTTGGGAATAATGCTTCCTTAACATAGTCTAGTCAGGTAGAGTTGTATTTTAACTGACTTAAAACTCAGCCAGCCctcaaaatacattaaagatAGCAAGAAATCTTGAGTTAATGTCTTTGTGTGCCTGAGGAATGGGCACCTCTGGAGCTCCACAAGAAAACCTGTTACTCCCAAGCTGAGGCACAAATAGAAGTTAGGGATCAGATTCTTAAAAACAGTGAATTTTCTAGAGAACAGCGCGCTCTCACATCCAGCCCTACACTGCAGTTTGTGAAGgcccttaaaaaaaataggagtATAATAAATTAAGCCAAATCACCAACTTTCTCCAAGGAATCCAAGCTTTTGCCAGCGACAGAAGCCACATGCAATTGAAATGACACTGAACTGAAATGGATGTCCAAAAGGAGCATCTAGTGCTGTTACCTCCAATGTGAATAGCCAAGAAAGCTCAGAGTATTTTTCACAACAAATGTACCTGGGACTATCCAGCACCTCTGCCACTTCTAAACagtattaaataaacaaaagttgGAAACctcttgtaaatttttttttcccccccaatttTGCAGGCATATAAAACACACTACAATGTGCacataggaaaaggaaaatttttgaTGGGTGCTACATCAACCTCAGGAACTGCAGGCCAATGCTCTGCCCGGTGTTCAAACCCACAGGAAGATACCAACTTTGTTTCAGGGATTCTACatctcctcaccttccccttcacaccgctttcctcctcctgtgccTACCTGCTTCCCCAAGTAGCTCTCccctcttcatttcttttatttacctAATAATACTGGGCCTTTGAAAAATCAAGTTTTGCAGCAATCCGCAGAACTGCTCTGTGCTCAAAGGCCTCTACAGAACAGGACTCCTGCCCGTTCTCTGAATCAGTGCTACCTTCCAGCAACAGTATAAGGTCAGTGACTGAATTTCTTTTgactttttattattctttattaGTCAAAAGAGGACAAGAAATTAGGTAAATTAGATTGGGGAGAAGCAACTCAAAAATCCACCCAAGACATACAGAGACATCTAGAAAACTTGCTAGCTATTGAGATCTTGAACTTGGAATTACActtatttaatttctgattttaaaacttcttttgcaACCACAATTACATAGATCATTTAATCGCTACAGAAATTAGCGTACTGTATTTGAATCACACCTCAAACTTAAGTCTCTACTTTTATGACTTGAAACACTTCaaagtaaaagcagaaacagtttAAAAGCTCCCCTAAAATTCTTAATTTGTTGAGAAAAAGCCCTCATTGACATAAGGCTGTCACAAAAGCTCTTAATTTATTCCAGCTATTAAGACTTGAGCTGTCCAGCATCTGAAGAAGGGATGGCTTGAAGTTCATGGTTTTGAGCTAACGGAGCAGCTACCACTGCATCTTTCTTACccaaaacatgcaaagcacCAAGAGATCAGTCCTATGCTCCTATCCCAATAAATGACATGTTCACATCCTTAAAAAATCTTTCCCTGTACATgaaaacaacagtaaaacaaatgggtttttttctaataagGCCAATGAAGGTGTTTAAGTACATCCAGGTATGTGCGAGTACGCTGTGAAACACCCATCTTGAGATAAACCTTTGCTACATTTATGgtcaaactgaaatacagtgaaagtGTTAGTCATCATTAATTGCCATTTGCCATGTATTTAGTCAGTCATTTGCCCTCTTCAGAATGACCTTGAGAGTTTTATAAAAGCCTGTATGGCCAAAAAATCACTACCTGACCCAATGAACCAAGAGCTGACAATATGGTGAGATCCAGAACATGACTAACCAGCCCACAGTTTCCAGCAGTGGCACAATTACCATTTCACTTACCACTTCATCTCCATAATCACCATTGAGACGTAAGGAGCTATTCAGGAACTGGCTCTCCAACCGGCTCTTCAACTCTTGCACTTGCTTCTTCAAGGTCTCCACTTCTTGCTGATGGCCAGTTTCTATCTGGCGCAGGCGCTGCTGGATAACATCAGTGTAGACAGCCATCCCATCATCGTCCAGGTGACTTCTGGCAGGTTGGTctgggctgctggctgcctgctgcttaCCAAGATGACCAAACATCCATTTTTGGTGCAAGTTCCTCAAGTGAAACTGTGCAGAACTACAGCTAGCTGTGGAGACCTGCCGACTCAGAGCAGCTTTGATCCGACCGTCCTCTCCATTCACACAGTGTCCGTTTGTCACATGGTATTTCTGGGTGATACTAAACCCTGCAGGCTTCTCTGTCATCTTGTTCTCAGGCTCCAGCTCTCCGTTACACACAATCTCATCTTTACATTCAGCTAAAGGCAAGGCACAAGGGGAAGGCATCGGGATGTGTGTGTTGCTGCTACCAGAAGTCCTATGTACTTTTGTTCCCAGTTTTTGAAGTTCTAGTGTGCTCTCCCCCTCTGGCCTATTTTCAATAGTTCGAGAAAGTTCATCAGCACTGTTGTCGATCAGGTGAGGTCTATGAAAGGGACCCTTAGGAATGAGCTCCTGGTTTGCTTCATTCTCTGTTAAGGTTTCCGTAGAACTTTCAATGGTGGATGTTCTTGCCTCGTGTGGGATTGTAAGAGGTAATGCAAGGCTCCCCTGCGCTGTATTATACAGGCTGTCTGCTTCTCCCTCAAGTTTGCTAACACCTTCTTCCTCCATACTCTTTTGAGTGTCTCTAATTACAAAGCCCTCCAAAGGAACAGTCTGTAGTCCTTTCACCTGAGGTAACTTCTGGATAGTGTTACTGAGATCAGTATGGTCATCCTGTTGTCCTTTAAGCTCAGAAGCACCTTGTGAAACTGGATGTGGATTGGATGCTGGATTGTTCATTACAATACCTTTATCTGCCTCAGCCTTTTCACAGAGGTCACTGACATACCCATGTAGATTTTCAGTTCTCTTCTCCTTGTCCAGGGCAATCTCATCCCCCTTACCTACTGTCTCTAGGCTACCCCTTAAGTGCTCCTCCAGACCAACATCATCTTTAGTGGCCTCTTGCAAAATGTTCTCCATCTGTCCCTCTGCCACACCAGCTGCAACAGAGAGTTCTGCTCCAACTGGAGCCCTGCCTTGTTTACTCAGGCTATCTCCATCAAATGGATCATCCCCAGGGTTACCGAGGCTGCTCAGCTCTAGAGACCGACGGTGCTCTTGCCACTTTTCATTGAGGCTGGGGTCGCTACTACGTCGATTGCTTGTAGGCACGCTGCTATCACAGGCTGTCGTCAGATTGTCAAATGATCTTGTCTTTGGTAACCTATAAAGGTACAAATAATCAGAATCCAAAGTcaggggatttttcttttttttttttaaatgcttagcTACTATGGTTTAGCAACTCCCCTCACAATTAGAATAGTAACAGTCTGCTAACTAATGGATTTCCGTGAAGTATTATCTCGGAGCACATTTTGACCATCTGTAGTGCAGAACTGCTTCAGTACTTTCTTTGTTTGCCATGAGGAAAATATGTTCAGACTTCAAACATTCCAGAATAATCCCTTTACCACAAAGCACAAATGCTTACAGTCTGGTCACACCTCCTAATTAAAATGTGCTCAGAATGATTgtacaaaaaagcaaagaaatagttacacaacacaaaaataacTCAAATTCAAGACAACCAAATGAAAGCTTGTATCTCACAAGGATATAAGGGATCCTACAAGGCAATGCAATACCCGGAGCTTAACTTTATTTGTTAATCTTCTCTCTGTTCACTATCACCTCTGAAACTTAACAgctttcaaaactgaaacaatgaCAAACTGCTTTTGGGTAGGTCAGTCAAACTGTCCCACAAATAAGCCTGTGCAAATTACTTCCCTCCCCCCACAGCTATTCTCCTCTTTATATCCCACAATATTCTCTGTTGATCTTACTTTACAGGATGGGATTTCTGGGCTCTAGGCTCACCTGCCCAGAGGCTGATCTTCAGGGCTAGAGCCTGGAACAGGGTATGGGGCACAGGTGTCATCCGTGGGTGTAGAGGGGGAAGAACATGGCAGGTAAACAGCACTCCAGAGCATTAAATTACGCACATGGCACACTGGATACAGCACCTGAGAGGGGAGAACACACAGTGTTCAGAAACTGTAAACTGCTCACTCCCAGAATGCAGAGAAGTGTTCAAATCTGATTGTGGTAGTTTACTATTCAGGTTTGCAGCTGGGAGGCTTTGCCAGATCTCTAGATAACTCTAAAGGCCAGTGAGCAGCTATGACATTTTTAATCAGCTACACTTGGATAGataattatcttttctttcagagacagAGGCTGAGGCATAACAATGCCagctttcagcttctcatgaATGAATTACTGCAATGTGCTCTGTGTGAATCTACACCTTAATAATGCTTCTGCGCAATTTAAACTGCTGAAGAATTCAGTGGCCCATTGTTAGTGCAGAGATATCCTTGTACTTTGTATTACACCATGCCATATGAGAGCTGAACTAATAACCTCCTTCTACAGGCTCCAATTCATCAAAGCTAACCCTGTCTTTAATGGAAGCACTCAtatgttaaaaattaagtaCATGCAGAAATACTTTGCTGAAGAGGCAGCTTGCTCTTAAAAGGGATTCCTTGACTGTGGAATatgctttctgtttcagtttaaaGACACTTTGGGTCTCTCTATCAATTCCACTGTTTTCCCAGGAAACTTCCTTGTGGAAAAGCAGGCAATGGCAGAGAACCAGTCAGGTTTCCCCGCCACTGAGCAggaactgaaatgttttctgttacaaaaaataaagcaaaatatttagttacagaaaatgcatttccagCATAGAGAAATTTCTAAGGTTGCATTTGACATTCCTTAAACATTGATGAGGAGAGCTGAGCACGCTCTTCTGGAAATGCTTATCTCTACACTGTATTCATGACAGTTAAGCCATTATGATGTCCCACTGCTACAAGCTTGGGTATTTTCTGAAGGTACACACTTCTGAGAACATTGTACCTGGGAGCCCCTAAAGGGACTCTCCCCGCGTGGTGGGGAACGAAGGATACATACAGATTCTGATTGAGAGGAGTAGAGCAGGTTTCTGAAGGCTTTGTTTGCTGCCCGCAGCAAAGACCAGACAGAACAGGTCCGTTCCTGAGtgtgtttttctcctctctctttcgCATTGTTGCACAGGAATGTTCCAAAGAGGCAAGAGTAGGTGTGCTGCACCAATTTGACCTGCACAGACCAATACAAATATTGTCATATGGCAGAAGGTATCAGCTTAATGTGAGAATCAGCATTCAGGCTTAAGAAGTAACAAATCTTTCCTTCACAGGGCAATACACCCCCTTCCTAAAGACTGACATAGAAATACACCTAGCATTTTTTGCATACCTCTTTATAAACTAATTGCCAAAGAACTCAAGCATAGTGTaatcttctaaaaaaataactaaaataattcaagaaaaatttaaaatataaagacaaaatatttgttcataATCAAGTATAAAAGTCTTGCTGATTCAAACTCATAGCCTTGTAGGACAGGCAAAGAGAACCATGATACTGTTACAAAACACTAATGCAGCACAGAATGGCGAAGAATGGTGGGGAAAAGTGTTGATTTCTGTACGTTGGTATAAATGCACACAGCACACATGTCCTGATCATTATTTACTCCATGCTGTGGTCCCAGTCTGACAAAATAGCTTAACATGAACTTAACTTTAAGCATATAAATTACTTCCATGGCATTAGACATTTAAATGAAGACAAACTCTTCAATACTCTAATAAATGAAGGTGGTTACTCTAAAAAGGCCAGAATACTAAGGGTATGTTCACACACAGCTCCTGTAGATTAGCAGTGTGCTGTGAAGCCAGTTATAACCTTATGTATCTCATTTCACAACTGAGCTAAGCTAAGGCTGTACATATACTCAGTTACATGGCTGAGCTGGCAAGTGGCAATCCAAGTCAACCACAATCACAGGAATGTGCTTTAAATCTCTCAGTGGATCAGACACTTCATAAAAACTTTTATTCTTCAGTCCTGCAGTCAGTGACTGCCACTTTCCCAGAGGCCTACTTTCCAGCCTTGAGAACTGATTTTGATCATCCTAGGCAAATTTCTAATAGGAGAGCAGTCcacttcaaatgaaaataaacacagctcGTATATCCTacacattttcagcagaaaaactgaATGGAAAGGTAAGGGAGAGGTGGTTTTTAGAGGAGGAGCCTTCAACTCAAAACAAGATCAAAGTAGGGGGTAGTTTTATTTGCCAGTAACTATGACTCTTTTCATGCTGTCTGGATGTATTATTCCAGAGTTCTTTCAGCACCTCTTAGAGGTGAGACTATTAAATTCAtataatttattctttctttaaaatttaaaagtccTCAAGGGTCCTGCTCTGGTCTGAAGAGTGAACAGACCTCAGGTCCCATGAAGTATAGAAGTACTTTTGTCTACTGTATCTGGGCagttttcccatttcctttatCAGGCAGCAGCATATCACAGATAGATGGGAAAATCAGAAACCCCTTGGGGCTCTATAGTATGTTAGTACTGGGTACTGGTTTAGAAGCAGGCTATAAAACAGCAATCTCTCAAGCCACAACTCACAAGGAATGCTTCGTTAAACTCGAAAGAGCAAGGGAACTGCCTCTGGAGCTGATGGACGCAGTCCAGCCACTGTAAAAACACTGGGCAGCGCTCATTTAGGTCATCCGAATTCTCACCATGGCCACAGCGATCTGCAAACTTGTGGCCAAAATCCAGCCACTCCGTCTCCACTAGCACCTGGAAACCCTGCAGAAATGAAAGTACAGATGAAAAGttgctatttttctttggttCAATTTTCTAAGACAGTCTGAGACTCGTGGGAATCACCTTATTACTGTGTCCTCACTCACTCCCATTTCCCTTCAGCATTGGCCTCATTACTTATCTTTACTGCTTTACCTAATGCCTCTGTGTTCTGAAATGCTGCACAATGAAATTAGGACAGATATGAATTCCCAAGCCACCAtgaacaggaaaggaaataagGCATGTTAAGTCCTCAGTGACTGGCACAGAAGATATGAGACCTATCTTGGCCAGGCAGGGGTGAGTAGGAAATTCACCTTGATCAAAACCCTCAGGATCATGGTAACCAACATTTGGACAGGAGAGGAAATTTTAAAGCTCTCCCTTGAAAATGATGGGCAGATCCGTCtgtcataaaagaaaacaattcatCCACAAAAGGACATCCATGCTTGGAGAGGGTGCTTGCCTGTGTGTATACCAAATGTAGCACAGTCACAGGGTTGATTAAAGGTCAAGTTGCAAGATTTCTTATGCACATGAAAAGGGCAAAGAACCTTTCAAAACAAGTACCTAGCTGAGCACCTGAATGCAACACCTCATCTTACAGGACCTAAAACCCATTGCAGGTTAGGAAGGTTTTGATTCttagtggaaagaaaaattgtagAGCATGCTTATTAAGTCAGCAGTTGTAATTAGAGCAAAAATAATAGCTGAGAGCTGAAAAGTCTGAAATGTGACAATGCTGAAGACTCATTTTCCTAAACATTTCTGATCCTTGTATAGACAGCTACAGTTTATGGTTTTCTCTGATGTGGTGGTGACAAGAAGTAAGGCAAAGGGAGCATACAGAAGAACTCTGCACTTTGAAGAGGAATGACAGCACTCTTAGGAGGGACCAGGAGGAGGTTCTGTGCCAAGGACAGAGCTGTATGTTTTGACCTGATGGATGGCGACTTCTAGAAACTATGTGAAAAAAGATCCGAGAAAGGCATTGCTACAGTTTCAACTTCTGGTCCTCATGTGTCTGAGGCTTCAAGCAGCAGTTTATTGTGCAGTTTTCAGACATACGCTTCTGTTCTAGACAAAAAAGTCATCTTCCATGTGGGCTGGCAGACAGAATCCAGCCACCACATATcacaaaatgctgaaaagtgatggaggaaaaaaaaattcaggctgaaaaaccaagagaaataaaactaagtGACAGAGGACAACAAAAATGTGAAACTGGAAAAACATGCAGTTGAGAAgcctagaaaagagaaaggcttTGTATCAATAGTTGGCTGAGAAACTGCAATGGTGTAATGGAAACTGCAATATGTATCACTTTGTACTACATATTCCTAAGCTAAATATGGGGAAGCATAGACCATGACTATGCAGTtacagcaaaggggaaaaatataatCTGCTCTTGAATTACGGACTCTATTTATACCTATATGTAACTGTATCTGCAGACTACTGTTGGTAAACTCCTGCTAGCTTTAGTGCTGCTTCTACtggaaaaaactgaaataatttatagaCAGACTTCCTCAGAAAAGGACCCAAACTCAGTTAACTACCTCATGCACTAACAGATGGTTTACAAACCTCTGTGGTCCTGTAATACGGATCTAGCAGCAGTTTGGCCAGCGCCACTATCTGGGGGGTTCGGTCCCAGCCATCTGAGCAGTGCACCAAGACTGGTCGTTGGTCTCGGTCCACGGCATGAACTACAAGTAGCGCAGATTTCAGAAGCACAGACAAGTGCTGCAGCCATTTGGTACTTTCCAGAGCTGATAACCAACTAGAGGAAAACAAGGGAAGACagtttttgctcttttaaaatgctttcaggtTTGGATCTTTGAATTTATCAAGTCAAAGCTCCTATTTTAATAAGCTGTGAATGtaatttttcaacatttttcatttaagtctCATTAACATTTTCCCAGATTTGTAAGAAACAAAGCCATGCAGTCCGCCTGAGGAACAGTCAGTCTCTGGTATGCGGTTTGCTGCGTTAAGACTTGCAAGAAGCTTAAACAACATTTTCCCAGACAAGAGCATGACACATCACCAGCAATGGACAATGTAAGCGCTACTGGGTAATCATTACtttcagcagcctctgctgcctcccttcctCAGAGCTGAGGATTCAGATTACCCAGCAgtcccagcaccaccagcatATCTTGGGACTCTGCCATATGCCCCTAACAATTCTGTGCTTTAGTGAAAGGGTGGAACCTGAGATGCCTTTGAAATCTCCCATATTTCAACTATTCCCAGGCTTTACAAGGTCTGCTGCAGGTATCTTAAGAATCTCTATCCTATGAAGATCTACATATCCAGTTTAGTAAGGGTGGCCATTCTGGATCCACTTTGAAACCATGCTTTAGCAGCAAATTCAAACCAGAGATGTGGTAGAGGAAACAGGACTGGTGCAACTAGTGTCCTAGTGAAGACCCAACCTCAGTAGCTCCTGAGATGATGGGCCATTAGAGGGTAGTTATCCCATAGCACTGGAGAGCTATGAAATACATCTCCTGAAATGACACTATAAATGCATGAAGTACATTGAATACCACTAGAATTTTCTGAAGGAGAGCCAAGCTGTAAAGATTGAAGAACCAGGAATAGCAGGTAACCCTAAGTGCTAGCACTTAGAAGCCCACCTGAAAGTAGTAACATTCTAGTATCAATACTCAAGGTTACAATATAATCCCAGATCTCATTTTCTATGTTCACTTCCATGATAATAAACCAATTGCTTCCTTTAGCTCAAATTttgtggaaattaaaaaaatatatagcttAGCATTATTACACAGGGAACTGACCAAGGGAAAAGCCACTGAGTTTCAGTTTACAAATCAGTAGCAAAAGAATGCAGTTGCAGAAACACATAAACGAaggcaaaaaacaccaaacatcCACTTACTTTCCTGGATCTGGCATTTGTGTGCAGAGCAAACGCAGTGACTGAAAGCTCTTCCGGATAGAATGAATGTTTGCCATCCCCATGAACACTACTTCACAGTTTGGATAATATTCTGTAGGGAAATATcaaggaagagggaagaaactAAAAACTACACTAACTTAAATTTCTAAAAGAAgctttttcataaaaacaaaccactgtTGCTGTGGGCAGATGAAATAATGTTTACAAATATTCTGTAAGGAGAAACTAGTACTTGAAGTTCAGTAGGTATTCCAGACATTACAGCCTAGAAtagcaaaacaggaaagagtTAGCAAAGcgtttgtgtatttattttcaatgtttCACTTCACATTACAAAAAGCAGAGTACAAACCTATGGGAATAGTGATATTGCTGTGGTCAAGATTAtagaatgcttttaaaaagactgaGAAACATCCTAAGATACTGCAAAGCATAAACAATATTTAACTGATAATTTATGAATGTTCTTAAATTTGGTAAACTAATGTACATTTTTATACAAGTTATAGATTCCTTTTCCTAACCACTCAAAAAGGTTACTTCATTTACTGCTTTATTCTGAGTTTTTCTATTATGAGGAACAAGCACAGattcatagaatgctttgggttggaagggacctttagaggtcacctagcccaacccccctgcagggagcagggacagctttaactagatcaggttgctcagagccccatccaacctgaccttgaatgtttccagggatggggcctccactacctctctgggcaacctgttccagtgcttcaccaccctcattgtaaaaaaatttttcttatgtctagtctaaatctattctttttcagtttaaatccattactccttgctctgtcacaacaggccttgctaaaaagattctccacatccttcctacaggcccccttcaggtactgaaaggccgcaataaggtctcctcacaggctgagcaaccccaactctctcagcctggcctcataggagacatgctccagccctcggatcatttttgtggccctcctctggacccgctccaacaggtccatgtccttctggtgctgagggccccagagctggatgcagtactccaggtgaggtctcaccagagcagagcagaggggcagaatcacctccctcgacctgctggccacgcttcttttgatacagcccaggatacagttggctttctgggctgcaagcacacattgccggctcatgtccagcttttcatccaccagtacccccaagtccttctccacagggctgctctcaatcccttcatcccccagcctttattgatatcgggggttgctccatcccaggtgcaggaccttgcacttggccttgttgaacctcatgaggttcacacaggcccacctctcccacttgtccaggtccctttggatgacatcccgtccttctggcgtgtcaactgcaccactcagcttggtgttgtctgcgTCACACATGTGAGAAATACTCAAAgctcaggaaaacagaagatagATGGAATTACTGAGCCTGCCTTCAGACCTTGCTATGGGATGTACTCATGCAACTCTGCTCCACTGGGGAAGCAGTATCTGTACAGACAGGGTCTACTAGTCAGAGGGAGCACCTaagaagatgcagaaaaatactAATTCGATAGTCTTTCCTGGATTTAGCTTTCCTCTGTCCTGATGCTTCTATCTGCACAAAAATGACGACATGATAGctaaaatgacttttttctacaacagaaaaaattcaGGATTCAGAATATCAGATATTGAGTGCTTGCACAGGAAAATGCAGTAgtagtcttttaaaaaagagcatGTTTTATATAATTTGATTTCTTAACTGTTAACAGGCCAACTAATTCTGACCCAAAACAGAACATCATGTTAATGATGGACTTTGTAACTGTGGTCagaagtgtcctggtttcagctgggatagagttaattttcttcctagttgcTGGCATAGTGCTGCACTTTGGATTTACCATGAGAatgatgttgataacacactgatgttttagttgttgctaaatagtgcttacactagtcaaggacttttcaacttctcatgccctgccagtgaaaagctgggagggggcacagccaggatagttgatccaaaccgGCCAAAGGGCTATaccat
This sequence is a window from Pelecanus crispus isolate bPelCri1 chromosome 11, bPelCri1.pri, whole genome shotgun sequence. Protein-coding genes within it:
- the MTMR3 gene encoding phosphatidylinositol-3,5-bisphosphate 3-phosphatase MTMR3 isoform X1; translated protein: MLRKKEEDGRSCQCEVSEEYNLKLSGTEDCFIISHSSILISEEEPQSIVSKDEDFSSYPGPVMDEETQHSLECIQANQIFPRKQLIREDENLQVPFIELHGESTEYVGRAEDAIIALSNYRLHIKFKESVVNVPLQLIESVECRDIFQLHLTCKDCKVIRCQFSTFEQCQDWLKRLNNAIRPPSKIEDLFSFAYHAWCMEVYASEKEQHGDLCRPGEHVTSRFKNEVERMGFDMNNAWRISNINEKYKLCGSYPQEIIVPAWITDKELESVASFRSWKRIPAVVYRHQSNGAVISRCGQPEVSWWGWRNADDEHLVQSVAKACASDSRSNSNKLMNGNCSRDFSNGGDLSDVEFDSSISNASGAESLAIQPQKLLILDARSYAAAVANRAKGGGCECPEYYPNCEVVFMGMANIHSIRKSFQSLRLLCTQMPDPGNWLSALESTKWLQHLSVLLKSALLVVHAVDRDQRPVLVHCSDGWDRTPQIVALAKLLLDPYYRTTEGFQVLVETEWLDFGHKFADRCGHGENSDDLNERCPVFLQWLDCVHQLQRQFPCSFEFNEAFLVKLVQHTYSCLFGTFLCNNAKERGEKHTQERTCSVWSLLRAANKAFRNLLYSSQSESVLYPVCHVRNLMLWSAVYLPCSSPSTPTDDTCAPYPVPGSSPEDQPLGRLPKTRSFDNLTTACDSSVPTSNRRSSDPSLNEKWQEHRRSLELSSLGNPGDDPFDGDSLSKQGRAPVGAELSVAAGVAEGQMENILQEATKDDVGLEEHLRGSLETVGKGDEIALDKEKRTENLHGYVSDLCEKAEADKGIVMNNPASNPHPVSQGASELKGQQDDHTDLSNTIQKLPQVKGLQTVPLEGFVIRDTQKSMEEEGVSKLEGEADSLYNTAQGSLALPLTIPHEARTSTIESSTETLTENEANQELIPKGPFHRPHLIDNSADELSRTIENRPEGESTLELQKLGTKVHRTSGSSNTHIPMPSPCALPLAECKDEIVCNGELEPENKMTEKPAGFSITQKYHVTNGHCVNGEDGRIKAALSRQVSTASCSSAQFHLRNLHQKWMFGHLGKQQAASSPDQPARSHLDDDGMAVYTDVIQQRLRQIETGHQQEVETLKKQVQELKSRLESQFLNSSLRLNGDYGDEVTSIPDSESNLDQNCLSRCSTEIFSEASWEQVDKQDTEVTRWLPDHLAAHCYGCDSTFWLASRKHHCRNCGNVFCSSCCNQKVPVPSQQLFEPSRVCKSCYSSLHPSSSSLDLELDKPITAMSN